In a genomic window of Panthera tigris isolate Pti1 chromosome D4, P.tigris_Pti1_mat1.1, whole genome shotgun sequence:
- the TOR4A gene encoding torsin-4A — protein MDSGQPSLEAAGPGVPRPSVIAPLRAVVRLRRRVCLLRKRRPQPPGSGSASAPGAPHADPDQPRFFTFDGPEPPSRTPRKRRRRSRVVLYPETSRKYRPHAERRSRAQRCLLLLVAIVGFQVLNAIENLDDNAQRYDLDGLEKALQRAVFGQPAAVGRIVALLRDYLATHVHSRPLLLALHGPSGVGKSHVGRLLARHFRAVLEDGALVLQYHARHHCPKARAAQDCREELARLVAGVAERAEAEEKTPLVVLDEAELLPLALLDELHGFLQPQRAHHFHNAIYVLLSSAGGAEITRFVLQNASRALPPRPDGARGAHGDWDAVAAVRAEEELRAGLRALLVREHPLWQAAAIVPLLLLDKRAVVSCFRDEMAGEGFFPEQARAELLAAQLKYYRVAGREFAVTGCKQVVATVNLL, from the coding sequence ATGGACAGCGGCCAGCCCAGTCTGGAGGCCGCGGGCCCCGGCGTCCCCCGCCCGAGCGTGATCGCGCCGCTGCGCGCAGTGGTCCGTCTGCGCCGCCGCGTGTGCCTCCTGCGCAAGCGGCGCCCCCAGCCGCCCGGCTCGGGGTCGGCTTCCGCGCCCGGGGCGCCGCACGCTGACCCGGACCAGCCCCGGTTCTTCACCTTCGACGGCCCGGAGCCGCCGTCCAGGACGCCGCGCAAGAGGCGCCGACGCAGCCGTGTGGTGCTCTACCCGGAGACCTCGCGCAAGTACCGGCCTCACGCGGAGCGCCGCAGCCGCGCGCAGCGCTGCCTCCTGCTGCTCGTGGCCATCGTGGGCTTCCAGGTGCTCAACGCCATCGAGAACCTGGACGATAACGCGCAGCGCTACGACCTCGACGGGCTGGAGAAGGCGCTGCAGCGCGCCGTGTTCGGGCAGCCGGCCGCCGTGGGGCGCATCGTGGCGCTGCTGCGGGACTACCTGGCCACGCACGTGCACAGCCGCCCGCTGCTTCTGGCGCTGCACGGGCCCAGCGGCGTGGGCAAGAGCCACGTGGGTCGCCTGCTGGCACGCCACTTCCGCGCGGTGCTTGAGGACGGCGCGCTCGTGCTGCAGTACCACGCGCGGCACCACTGCCCCAAGGCGCGCGCTGCGCAGGACTGCCGTGAGGAGCTGGCCCGGCTGGTGGCCGGCGTGGCGGAGCGGGCCGAAGCGGAGGAGAAGACCCCGCTCGTGGTGCTGGATGAGGCGGAGCTCCTGCCCCTGGCGCTGCTGGACGAGCTGCACGGCTTCCTGCAGCCGCAGCGCGCCCACCACTTCCACAACGCCATCTACGTGCTCCTCAGCAGCGCGGGCGGCGCGGAAATCACACGCTTCGTGCTGCAGAACGCGTCCCGCGCGCTGCCCCCGCGCCCCGACGGCGCCCGCGGTGCTCACGGCGACTGGGATGCGGTGGCCGCCGTGCGGGCCGAGGAGGAGCTGCGCGCCGGCCTGCGGGCGCTCCTGGTCCGCGAGCACCCGCTGTGGCAGGCCGCGGCCATCGTGCCCTTGCTGCTGCTGGACAAGAGGGCCGTGGTCAGCTGCTTCCGGGACGAGATGGCCGGGGAGGGCTTCTTCCCGGAGCAGGCCCGGGCCGAGCTCCTGGCCGCGCAGCTCAAGTACTACCGCGTGGCTGGCCGCGAGTTCGCCGTCACTGGCTGCAAGCAGGTGGTGGCCACGGTGAACCTCTTGTAG
- the LOC122233163 gene encoding notch-regulated ankyrin repeat-containing protein produces MSQAELSTCSAPQTQRIFQEAVRKGNTQELQSLLQNMTNCEFNVNSFGPEGQTALHQSVIDGNLELVKLLVKFGADIRLANRDGWSALHIAAFGGHQDIVLYLITKAKYAGSGR; encoded by the coding sequence ATGAGCCAGGCCGAGCTGTCCACCTGCTCGGCGCCGCAGACGCAGCGCATCTTCCAGGAGGCCGTGCGCAAGGGCAACACGCAGGAGCTGCAGTCGCTGCTGCAGAACATGACCAACTGCGAGTTCAACGTGAACTCGTTCGGGCCTGAGGGCCAGACGGCGCTGCACCAGTCGGTCATCGACGGCAACCTGGAGCTCGTGAAGCTGCTGGTCAAGTTCGGCGCCGACATCCGCCTGGCCAACCGCGACGGCTGGAGCGCGCTGCACATCGCCGCGTTCGGCGGCCACCAGGACATCGTGCTCTATCTCATCACCAAGGCCAAGTACGCGGGCAGCGGCCGGTGA